A region from the bacterium genome encodes:
- a CDS encoding BatD family protein produces the protein MKRLILLKLLFATLLLTASSGFAAITLQSEASVAQIEPNGVFEWRVTVSGGTKTPKVSFGVFQLVGGPSTSQQISFINGSMSQSLELVYILRAPSNPGTYDLPVATLESASTSKHTITVTSQGDNSVPPSKAQPGRQSPQNQSTGNRGNNNNNLAWIEVSSSPKEVFVGDRVRVTYRIFFYQAQNLQITDLPQGAGFSLDNAKEIKQYKVERMERNGKPVNSAVVYDVWITPTRSGTIEVEPLEAQIEVLQQVQRRNNPNSIFNDPFSMFNDPMFNSTVVPIKVTSSKVTIQAKPLPGGK, from the coding sequence ATGAAACGTTTGATACTACTCAAACTCCTATTTGCTACTCTTTTACTGACCGCTTCCAGCGGTTTTGCCGCTATAACTTTGCAATCGGAAGCATCAGTCGCGCAGATCGAACCGAATGGTGTTTTTGAGTGGCGGGTAACAGTATCAGGAGGTACGAAAACACCAAAAGTTAGTTTCGGTGTCTTTCAACTGGTGGGTGGTCCATCGACTTCGCAACAGATATCGTTTATCAATGGCTCGATGTCACAGTCGTTAGAGTTGGTCTACATCCTACGTGCTCCAAGTAATCCCGGCACATATGACCTTCCAGTCGCTACGCTCGAATCGGCTTCGACATCTAAACATACAATAACCGTGACTTCCCAAGGTGACAATTCCGTCCCTCCATCAAAAGCTCAACCGGGAAGGCAATCACCCCAAAATCAATCAACGGGAAATCGCGGTAACAATAACAATAACTTAGCTTGGATAGAAGTGTCTTCTTCCCCAAAAGAAGTATTTGTTGGCGACCGGGTACGTGTGACGTACCGAATATTCTTTTACCAAGCGCAAAACCTGCAAATCACCGATCTACCGCAAGGTGCCGGTTTTAGTCTAGATAATGCTAAGGAAATCAAACAATATAAAGTTGAACGGATGGAGCGTAACGGAAAACCGGTAAACTCCGCTGTTGTTTATGATGTTTGGATTACTCCGACCCGATCGGGAACCATCGAAGTCGAGCCACTGGAAGCGCAAATCGAAGTGCTACAGCAAGTACAACGAAGAAATAATCCAAATTCAATATTTAATGACCCCTTTTCGATGTTTAACGACCCGATGTTTAATTCGACAGTAGTACCGATAAAGGTTACTTCCTCAAAAGTGACAATTCAGGCAAAGCCATTGCCTGGTGGTAAGT